From a region of the Lactuca sativa cultivar Salinas chromosome 4, Lsat_Salinas_v11, whole genome shotgun sequence genome:
- the LOC111914721 gene encoding vesicle-associated membrane protein 724, whose amino-acid sequence MGQESFIYSFVARGTMVLAEYTEFTGNFPAIATQCLQKLPSTNNKFTYNCDHHTFNFLVQDGYAYCVVAKESVGKQISIAFLERVRADFKKRYGGGKADTAVAKSLNKEFGPIMKEHMQYIIEHADEIEKLIKVKAQVSEVKSIMLENIDKAIDRGQNLTTLNDKAENLRDSAQEFKKAGTKIRRKMWYQNMKIKLVVLGILLLLVLVIWLSICHGFDCTN is encoded by the exons ATGGGTCAGGAATCCTTCATCTACAGCTTCGTAGCTCGAGGAACAATGGTTCTGGCCGAGTACACCGAGTTCACCGGCAACTTCCCCGCAATCGCAACTCAGTGCCTTCAAAAACTACCTTCTACTAATAACAAATTCACGTACAATTGTGATCACCATACCTTCAATTTCTTAGTCCAAGATGGTTACG CTTATTGTGTTGTTGCAAAAGAATCAGTTGGCAAACAAATATCAATTGCATTTCTTGAACGTGTGAGAGCAGACTTCAAGAAAAGATATGGTGGTGGTAAAGCCGATACAGCAGTTGCCAAAAGTCTCAACAAGGAATTCGG CCCTATAATGAAAGAACACATGCAATACATAATCGAACATGCAGACGAGATTGAGAAACTTATAAAAGTGAAAGCACAAGTTTCAGaagttaaaagtataatgttggaGAACATAGACAAg GCTATTGATAGAGGACAAAACCTTACAACTTTAAACGACAAGGCTGAAAATCTGCGTGATTCA GCACAAGAGTTTAAGAAAGCGGGAACAAAAATACGAAGGAAGATGTGGtatcaaaacatgaaaataaaacTAGTTGTTCTTGGGATTCTTCTGTTACTTGTGCTTGTTATTTGGCTTTCAATTTGCCATGGTTTTGATTGCACCAACTGA
- the LOC111914720 gene encoding uncharacterized protein LOC111914720: MELLYLLCSIISTTLISFTLSLLLPFRLLLHRLFPRSTTADATTSISLYDGTVWHERRRPVHHSFKYSVRYAFIDLDHTPHAPPHHLSPQQARDIAQTTGPVFLLTIPPSVGYEQNPLSLYYCYNKEGSNTTLIKCIAEVTNTPWGERVQFLFNPSSDVVAKPLHVSPFMDMLGNWSIRTDTPGDNLVVNISVKHPKHGDYFTASLRANRVSSSSVDHAVFFWLMPHKVALWIYWHALKLWWKNVVFIMHPRYGNSSYKEDALRRDRSFACCQAFGTQRNESGKIEKSIESDFFDSDVNKKDRWFQWTDAKWPWC; this comes from the exons ATGGAGTTGCTTTATCTTCTCTGCTCAATCATCTCCACCACTCTTATCTCCTTCACTCTCTCCCTCCTCCTCCCCTTCCGCCTCCTCCTCCACCGTCTCTTCCCTCGCTCAACGACCGCCGACGCAACCACTTCGATCTCCCTCTACGATGGCACCGTCTGGCACGAACGCCGTCGTCCCGTTCACCATTCCTTCAAGTACTCCGTCCGTTACGCTTTCATTGACCTCGATCACACACCTCACGCTCCACCTCACCACCTCTCGCCTCAACAAGCTCGCGATATTGCTCAAACCACTGGTCCTGT TTTCCTCTTGACAATTCCTCCTAGCGTCGGATACGAACAAAACCCCTTAAGTTTGTACTATTGCTACAACAAAGAAGGCTCAAACACAACCTTAATCAAGTGCATAGCTGAG GTCACCAATACACCATGGGGAGAAAGAGTACAGTTCCTTTTCAACCCAAGTTCTGATGTAGTCGCTAAACCCCTTCATGTTAGCCCTTTCATG GATATGCTTGGGAACTGGAGTATAAGAACAGATACACCTGGGGATAATCTTGTGGTGAATATTTCCGTTAAACATCCTAAACATGGCGACTATTTCACAGCTTCCTTGAGGGCAAATAGGGTATCTTCATCATCAGTTGATCATGCAGTTTTCTTCTGGTTAATGCCACACAAAGTTGCACTCTGGATCTATTGGCAT GCTTTGAAGCTATGGTGGAAGAATGTGGTGTTTATCATGCACCCAAGGTATGGAAATTCATCGTATAAAGAAGATGCATTGAGACGAGATAGAAGTTTTGCATGTTGTCAAGCTTTTGGAACACAAAGAAATGAAAGTGGGAAAATCGAAAAGAGTATTGAATCCGACTTTTTTGATTCTGATGTGAACAAAAAGGATCGATGGTTTCAATGGACAGATGCTAAATGGCCTTGGTGCTGA